One Littorina saxatilis isolate snail1 linkage group LG1, US_GU_Lsax_2.0, whole genome shotgun sequence genomic window carries:
- the LOC138961178 gene encoding uncharacterized protein, whose product MLLPFVMIALTMATSTLCDDPLPVGCKLPSGQAIPGFEPVTLEAEHMICFCPDEDPYRADDGTIVWPDAECEPLKGCTLPSGALLKWETFRIPKFTVKKSCTCEDDEAEKSSSGEWDWPDAACKERVCTHPNGTAVPGFYPSQERVDGCTKCRCVPDTDPDPLIHGVDGTIKCENICGSSCSPCSSTAPAPPPPPPGSQPAPSPPAPAPPGGQPAPSPPAPAPAPPGGNSGPYAAPPGSGSPPPPPPVVPDAPNGSGPAPAPPPPLPVPLPPLLPPWPRTHPTG is encoded by the exons GCTGCAAGCTGCCATCTGGTCAGGCCATcccaggattcgaacccgtcACTCTAGAAGCGGAGCACATGATCTGCTTCTGCCCAGATGAGGACCCCTACAGGGCGGACGATGGTACAATAGTCTGGCCTGATGCGGAATGTGAACCGCTGAAAG GCTGCACGCTGCCCTCTGGAGCACTGCTCAAGTGGGAGACGTTCCGCATCCCCAAGTTCACTGTCAAGAAATCATGCACATGCGAGGACGACGAAGCCGAGAAGTCGAGCTCTGGGGAGTGGGACTGGCCAGATGCCGCCTGCAAGGAGCGGGTGTGCACCCATCCCAACGGCACCGCGGTACCCGGTTTCTACCCGTCTCAGGAGCGGGTGGACGGGTGTACGAAGTGCCGCTGCGTCCCTGACACAGACCCGGACCCGCTGATACACGGGGTAGATGGCACCATAAAGTGCGAGAACATCTGCGGGTCTTCCTGCAGTCCTTGTTCGTCGACAGCGCCtgcccccccaccaccaccacccggcAGTCAGCCTGCCCCCTCCCCACCTGCACCAGCACCACCCGGCGGTCAGCCTGCACCCTCCCCGCCAGCACCTGCACCAGCACCGCCGGGGGGAAACTCCGGCCCCTACGCCGCACCCCCCGGTTCAGGTTCCCCTCCCCCGCCTCCCCCTGTCGTGCCTGACGCTCCCAACGGCTCGGGTCCGGCACCagctccacccccccccctcccggttCCGCTCCCGCCCCTCCTCCCCCCGTGGCCCCGGACGCACCCAACGGGGTAG